The Euzebya rosea genome segment ATCGAGGGCACGACCTGACGATCGTGGAGAAGCGCGACGAGGCGGTCGCGCGGGTCGGCGACGGCATCCGCATCGTGCACGGCGACGCGTGTGCACCGGCGGTGCTGGAGGCGGCGGAGGTCCGCAGCGCCGACGTCGTGGTTGCCGTGACCGGCGACGACGAGGACAACCTGGTCATCAGCTTGCTCTCCAAGGAGGAGTTCGGCGTGCCCCGCGTGCTCGCGCGGGTGAACTACCCGGCCAACGAGTGGCTCTTCGACGCCTCCTGGGGTGTGGACCTCGCGGTGTCGCCCCCGCACCTGCTGACCGCGCTGGTGGAGGAGGAGGTGCTGACCGGTGACCTGATCAGCCTCCTCAAGCTGGGGCGCGGCGAGATCGAGCTGCTCGAGGTCAGGCTGGACGACAAGTCGGCCGCGACCGGTCAGCGTGTGGACGGACTGCCGCTCCCGCCCGACAGCGCCATCGTGGCGATCGTCCGCGGCAACCGGGTGCTGCCCGCGCGGGGGACGACGGCGCTGACCGAGGGCGACGAGGTGCTGGCGCTGGTGCCGGTGATGCGCGTGGAGGAGATGCGCGAAGCGCTCATCGGCGCGCGCTGAGGCCCTTGTCCGCGCGCGACGCGCGGTCCTTGTCGCGTTCCTTCTCCGCGCACGCGTAGGGGTCGCGGACGACACACCACGTGGGGTTGCGCATCAGCTTCTGGCCCCCGTCGATGCTGACGGTGCCCTCGACCCGCAGGCCACGGCCGAGCTCGAGCCCGTTCAGCGGGTCGCTGCCGGTCCACACCACGCGCAGCCGGCCGGTGCCGTCGTCGATGACGGCCTCCATGGACTCGTCGGGCACCAGCCGAAGGCGCTGGATCACCCCGAGGGCGGTGGCGTGCTGGCGCGGCACGAGCGCGGCGATCCGCGTGCATCCCTCGAACAGCGTGCACCAGGCATCCAGCTGGTCGGCGGCGAGGTGGTCGGTCGTCGAGCGGACGGCGAAGGGTGGCATGGGGCCTCCATCTGCTTGCGTGCGGCTCGTCGTCGGCGGCGAGTCGGCGTGCACCCCTGTGGTGCTCGCGGAGTGTCTCGTGGGTGAACTGCCCCTTGCGCGGGGGCGTCGCTGCCTCCACCATATCGGGTGCGACCAACAGGAGGTGAGGCTTGATCCGCCAGACAGCTGGAGCCAAGCCTGCCCCGCATCCTGCACGCCCCGCGACGCCGACATCGGCGCCCGGGGCGTTCGTGGTTTTGAGGGTCGCATGACCGAGCAGTAGGCACCCATCAAGGAGGCGCATGTGGACATCACTTTGCGAGCACGGAACTGCGAGATCCCGGAACGGGTCAAGGAGGAGGCGCGGCGCAAGGTCGAACACGCGACTCGGTTCTTCGACCGGATCCTCGATCTCGAGGTGAGCTTCGCAGAGGAACACAATCCACGGATACCCAACCCTGCGAGCGTGGAGATCACCGCACGGTCCAAGAAGCACACTGTCCGCGCGCTCGGCGAGGGACAGGACCACCACGAGGCGATCGACCAGGCCATCGCCCGGTTCGAACGGCAGCTGCGTCGCTACAAGACACGGTTGATCGACCGGGGCCGCCGCGGCCGGGACGACGCCCGCACCACCGGCGAGCTGCCCCAGGTGCACCGGCGGGCCGCCACCAACGGCCAGGTCGAGCACGACGATCCCTCGCCCAACATCGTCAAGCGCAAGGAGTTCGAGCTGACGGCGATGTTCCCCGACGACGCCGTCCTCCAGCTCGAGCTGCTGGGCCACGACTTCTACCTGTTCACCAACGCCGGTACGGGCGCCCCGAACGTGGTGTACCGACGGGGTGATGGTGACATCGGCCTCATCGAGGCGGTGGGCGCCGACCAGCCCGCTGCGATGGCTACGGCACCCTAACGACTCCTTTGTGAGGGGGTAGTCTGTAGTCCGAACGGGTGGGGTCGACGTCTGGTTACATGAGTAGTCACCAGGGCATCGACGGCCCCACCCACACGCGAACTACGGGAGCATCGAATGAGCGAGACGCCGGCCGACTCCATCAAGGTCATCGTCGCCGACGACCACGCGCTCTTCCGCCGGGGGCTGTTCATGGTCCTCGAGTCCGAGGACGACATCGACGTCGTGGCCGAGGCCAGCGACGGTGACGAGGTCATCGCCCTGGCCGAGGAGCACATCCCCGACCTGGTCCTGATGGACGTCCGGATGCCCGGCATCACGGGGATCGAGGCCACCAAGTCCATCAAGGACAAGGTCCCCTCCACCAAGATCCTGATGCTCACGATCTCCGACGAGGAGGAGGACCTCTACGACGCGATCAAGGCCGGCGCGTCGGGATACCTGCTCAAGGAGATCTCCATCGACGAGGTCGCCGACGCGATTCGCAGCGTCCACGCCGGCCAGTCGCTGATCTCTCCCTCCATGGCATCCAAGCTGCTCAACGAGTTCGCCGCCATGGCCAAGAAGGACGAGGAGAAGCAGCAGATGCCGGCGCCCCGGCTGACCGACCGCGAGATGGAGGTCCTGACGCTGGTCGCCAAGGGGATGAACAACCGCGACATCGCCAAGGAGCTGTTCATCTCCGAGAACACGGTGAAGAACCACGTGCGCAACATCCTGGAGAAGCTGCACCTCCACTCGCGCATGGAAGCAGTCGTCTACGCCGTCCGCGAGAAGCTGCTCGAGATCAAGTGATCACGTAGCGGCCTTCGGTGTCGGGAACGGCGCCACCGGGGCGTCGATCTCCTCCATGCGGGCCACGTAGGTCTGGTAGGCGCGTCGGGCCTCGCCGTGTGTGCCGACGGCCGACAGCACCTCGACGAGTGCCAGGTGGGCGTCCTCGGCGAAGGCGTCGCGCTCCAGCACCCGTCGCCAGCAGCGTGCGGCTTCGGCGGCATCACCCGCCGCCCAGGCGGTGGCGGCCAGGGTTCGCGCCACGTTGGCCGCCAGCGCCCGTGCACGGTCGCGCAGACCCGCCGCCCATGGTTCGTAGGGATGCTCCTCCAGGAAGTCGCCGGTGTAGGCCGCGTCGGCCCGCCGCAACGACTCGCTGCCGTCCGCGCCGCTCCTCGCAGCGTCCAGTCCCGCGGTCGCGTCGTCGACGAACCGCCACACGTCGACGGACAGCTCGTCGGGGTCCAGGTGCAGGCTGTCGCGGTCGGCCACGATGGCGTCCCGAGCGGGCCCCAGCGCCCGACGGAGCTTGGACAGCTCGACCGACAACCGGGGACCCAGGCGTGAGGGGTCCCCGTCGGGCCACAGGGACACCGCCAGCTCCTCGCGGGGGACCGGACGACCTCGACGGGCGACGAGCTGCGCCAGCAGCAGGCGGGACTTCCGGGAGCCCCAGGTCTCGTGGGGAACCGGGACACCGTCGAGCTCGAGGGTGAGCCCGCCCAGCACCCGCAGGCGCACGTCCTCGGTGCCGGCATCGTGCCCGCCGTCGGCGCGCCAGGCGCGGATGCGTTCGGCGAGGCCCGCGGCGCCCATGCCCACCAGCCGCGCCTCGGCCTCGGCGGACGCGGGACTGCCGATGTCGGCCGCGAGCAGCGTGGTCGCGGCGACGCCGATCGGGCACCCCAACCCCGCCCAGATCGCCCGTGCCGCTCGGACGTGGCGGGCACCGGAGGTGCGGTCTGCCGCCGCCAGGACATGCAGCGCTTCGGCCTCGTTGACCCGATCCCGGCGATGACGCGCGTCGGCCAGCGCCTGGAGGGCCAAGCGCGTGGCCTCGGCGCGGTCGTGGCGGTGCAGGGCGACCGCCGCCAGGGCGATCAGCGCCTCCGCCCTGGCCAGCCCACCGGACACCGTGACGGCTTCGCGTGCCAGCGCCTCGGCGGCCGTCGGGTCCTCGATGGCCAGGACCACGGCCCGCGCCGCCAGGGCAGGAGCGAGGACCTGTCGGTCGTCGGTTCGTCGTGCGATCTCGATCGCCCGTCCGAGGGCGGAGAGCGCAGCGGGGCGGTCACCGCGGTCGCCGGCGAGCAGGCCCCGCCGCAGCAGCGGGTAGACCACCATGTCGGTGCCCACCTCCGTGCAGATGCGCTCGGCCTCGGTGACGTCGGCGGCGGCTTCCTCCATGCGGCCGAGGCGGTGGTGGACCTCGGCGCGGTTGGACAGGGCCATGCTGCGCATCGTGCGTTCACCCGCCAGCCCCGACAGGTGGATCGCCTTCTCCAGCTCGCGGAGCGCCGCGTCGAACGCCCCTTCCTCGCAGAAGTGCGACGCCCGGTTGGTGTGGATGCGGATCAGCTGCAGCGCATCGCCCGCCCGCTCGGCAGCGGCCAGCGCCGCGCGGTAGTGGGCGTCGTTGGCGGCGCGGTCGCCATCGGCAGCGGCCACCATCGCCAGCGCCGTCCGGGCGGCGGCTTCGGCGCCCGGCTCCGCGCTCGCGAGGGCGTCCTGCAACGCATCGGTCGCCAGCTGCCGGGCACGGGGCAGGTCCCCGCGGAGCCAGCAGGCGGCGGCGCCCCACGCCCGGGCCAGCGCGATGTCTCCCAGTCCGGCCCCGTCCCCGGTGCCGGCCGGTCGTTCCCCGGCGATGGGGAAGCCACGCTCGTAGGCCGCCATGGCCTCCTCCAGCTCGCCCCGCAGGTAGTGGATCAGCCCGATGCGCCATGCCAGCTTCGGGCGGATACCGGGGTCGGCGTCCTGGGACGCACGGAGGTAGGCGGCGAGGGACGCCGTCCAGTCGCCCCGTACCTGGTGGGCATCGCCCTCCAGGATGTGCAGCAGGCTCGTGCGTCGTTCGGGTGGAACCGCCGTGCAGGCGTCGGCGACCACGTCGACGCGGCCGCTGCGCAGCAGCTGCGTCCCGTTCGCCTCGAGCATGGCGACCAACCGCTCGTGGTCGGCGGCGCGGACGAGGCATGCCAGCGCCGGGGCCGGCTGGCCGTTGTCCTCGAGCCATCCGGCGGCGGTGCGCAGGCGACGGGTGCGGTCCGACGGCGACTCGCCGGTCGCCGCAGCGACGATGTCGCCGACGAGGTCCGACAGCCGATGGCCGTTCCCGCCGACGGGGGTCAGGAAGACCCCGTGGCGTTGCAGCTCCTCCAGGCCCCGACGCGCGTCGACCACCCCCAGGTGCCCCAGCATCCGGTCATCGACCCAGGGCAGGTCGACGGCCGCCTGCAGGACCGCTCGCGCAGCCGGTGACCGCTGCTCCAGCGCGCGCTGGACGAGCGGACGGACCTCAGCGGGGATCGACGGGTCGTCGGCCTCTGCCGCCAGCCTGACCCCGAGCGCCCAGCCGCCCGTGGCCCCGAGGATCTCGGCGGCTCGACCGGCGTCACCGCCGATGGCCTGCAGCATCGCCTCGACGGCAGGCAGGTCGAACGCGAGGTCGTCACCGGTGAGCTCCAACCCGCACTGGGCGGCCAGGCCCGGAGGCAGCGCGGAACCCGAGGCCACGACCACGTGCAACGTCGGCGGGGCCTGCCGCACCAGCGACGTCAGCAGATGCCGGACGCCGGGGACATCGGCCACCGGATCGAGCTCGTCCACGACGAGGACCAGCTCGGTGTCGCCGATGGCATCGACCAGGTCGCCGGCCATCGCGGCACCTCGTCGGGCGGGGGACTCCGGCTCGGGGGCGGCGCTGCGCCACGACGCCGACATGTCGGGCAGCTCGACGACCGCGGCCAGCGCCTCGACCAGGCCGGATGCCGCGCTGGCCCACGACGCGGTCGGTTGTGGATGCCAGACCGCGGCCCGTACCCCGGAGCACCACGCGCGAAGGACGGTGCTCTTGCCCGACCCGGGACCGGCCACCACCGCGGTCAGGCGATGCTCCAGGGCGCGGTCCAGCCGTGCGGTCAAGGAGGGTCTGGCAAGGAGCAGGGCATCCACGTTCCGAAAGGATAGTGAAAGCCACGTTCCTATCGTGCACCCAGGTGGCGCCGCCAGCGGTGGCGCACACGCTGCATGAGGGGGCGAGCCCACCTCCGACGGGCACCGGCCGAGGGACCGGGCCCCGGTCGTCACACCCCCCGGACGACACGAGGTGGGCTCGCCAGCAGCGCCGTCGGATCCCATGACCGTCCGGGACCGGCGCCCGCTCGCCCGGTCCACCGCCCGTCCACGCGGCGCTACCATCCGTCGTCGCCGCAAGAACAGGAGTGGGACGTCGTGACGAGCCGTGACGGAGGGGGTCCCGTGCTGTCGCGCCCCCGTTGGTGGCGTGCCGTCGCAGTCGCTTGGCTGGCCGTCGTCGTGTCGTGGTACGGGCTGGCACCGGGAGCCACGCGGCAGCTGTGGCTGCTCGGCCTGCTGTGGGGGCCGATCGGCGTCATGGTGCTCCTCCATCGACGACATCCTCCGCTGGACCCGGGCTGGCGGCGGCTCCGCCTCGGCCTCGTCGTGCACGGCGCGGGCATGACGGCCGCCCAGCTGGTCGAGGGCCTCGTCGGCGAGCTGCTCCTGATCGGCGCCACGCTGGCCGCCTTTCCCCTGCTCCGGGGGGCCTTTCGCTCGCTCGGCCGATACGGCGACTCCCGTGCCGACGGGTCGCCGGACGGCGAGGAACTCGGCTGGCGTCGCGTCGACGAGCTCGATGCCCTGATCGTCGGGCTGGCCGTCGCTGCGGTCTGGTGGTCCGCGGTCCTCGGTCCCGACCCGGTGGTCCTGGCGAGCTCCACGACGCTCGGGATCATCCGGGTCTCGAGCAGCCTCGCGCTCGTCCTGCTCGTCCTGTCGTTGGTCGTGCGCTGGGCCTTCGCTGCCGGCGGCCTGCCGCGTTACGCGACCGTCATGTCGTTGGCGGGGATCGCCGGTGCGGCGTTTCCCCTCGTGCACTGGGCGACCGGGCGGATGGGCGACGTGCACGAAGGCCCTGCCGCACCGCTGCTCGGGCTGGCCTACGCGCTGGTCGGCATCGCGGCGATCCACCCGTCCGCGACACGTCCCGGTGACGGACTCGGCCGTCAGCAGGACCGTTCCGGGGCGCGCCTCCTGGTGATCTGCGCCGCCCTGGTCGTGCCGTTGGTGCTGCGCACGGGATGCGCCGTCGGCGCGGACCTCGCGTGTGGGGCCGGGCTGCTGGGCTTCGAGTCGCTGCTGCTGATCGCGGTCGGGGTGCGGCTGCGTGCGGCGATCCTCGGGCACCAGCGCAGCACACGTCGGTTGGGCACCCGCAACCGCTTGTTCGCCGCGCTGGTCGAGAACGCCGTCGACGGGGTGGCCCTGTTCACCGCCGACGGGTTCGTCACCTACAGCACGCCGGCCATCGAGCACCTCGCCGGGCAGGCGGCCACGGGCAGGAGAGGGGTCGACCTGCTCCACCCCGACGACATCGGCCCGGTCATGCATGCGTTCCGGGAGGCGGCGAGCACCCGCGGCCGTGTGGTCAGCGTGACCGCCCGCCCCGCGATGATCCCCGATCGCTGGCTGGAGATGCGCCTGGTCGACCGACGCGACGACCCCGATGTGTCCGCCATCGTCGCCAACGTCCGGGACGTGACGGCCACCCGAACCCATGCGGCCACCCTGCGGCGGATGGCCTACGAGGACGCCCTCACCGGACTCGACAACCGCGTCGCGCTGCTGGAGGACCTGACGAGGATGCTCGAGGACGGGCGGCGTGTGGCGGTCCTGTTCTGCGACCTCGACCGGCTGAAGCTCGTGAACGACACGTTGGGACATCCCGCGGGGGACGCCTTGCTGGTCACCGCGGCCCAGCGCATGGTTCGCGTCATCCGTCCGGACGACCGGATCGGGCGCCTCGGCGGCGACGAGTTCCTGCTCGTGCTGCCCGACACCGATGCCGAGCAGGCCACGACCATCGCCCAACGGCTGCGTGAAGCCCTGTCGGAGCCCTTCTCGCTGGAGGCCGGGATCACCCGGGTCAGCTGCTCGGTCGGGGTGGCGGTCGCCGACGACACCGTCGACGCGGAACGGCTGGTCGCCGATGCGGACGCGGCGCTGTACCGGGCCAAGCAGCTCGGTCGCGACCGGGTCGTGGTGTTCGACGCGGCCATCCAGCACGAACGGATGCGCCGGATGCGGACCCAGGCCGAGCTGCCCGGGGCCATCGAGGCCGGGCAGCTCGACGTGCACTACCAGCCGATCCTCGATCCGAGGGAGGGTTCCATGTGGGGCGTCGAGGCGCTCGTGCGCTGGAACCACCCGACGGTGGGCATGCTGACGCCCGCGTCCTTCGTCGACATCGCCGAGGAGACCGGCCTGATCGTGCCGCTCGGCGACGCGGTGGCCCGCACGGTCGTCCGCACCGCGGCGGCACACCCCGAGCTGGAGGTCGTCAGCATCAACGTGGTCGGTGCGCAGCTGGAGTCCGAGGCCTTTCCCTCCCTCCTGGAGGCCCTCCTGCGGGACGAGGACGTCGACCCCCGCCGGCTCGTGCTGGAGGTCACCGAGACCACCTTGCTCGCCGGCACGCCGACGGTCGTGACGCAGCTGCAGCGGCTCAGGGACCTCGGCGTCCGGGTGGCGCTGGACGACTTCGGCACCGGCTACGCCTCGTTCGCGACGATGCAGTCGTTGCCGCTGGACATCCTGAAGGTCGACCAGACCCTGGTGGGCCGGCCCGAGGACACCGACACGGTGCTGCGGGCCGTCGTCACGATGGCCCATGCGATGGACCTCGTGGTGATCGTGGAGGGGATCGAGCGCCAGGACCAGCTGGACGCCGCCCTCGGCGTGGAGGCCGACCTGGTCCAGGGGTATCTGCTCGGTCGGCCGGGGGATGTCCGACTGCTGGGTCGGTCGATCCAGCGGACGGGGATACGCTGGGAGCCGGACCCCACGTTCTGACGGGGTTCGACGCGCGCCCATCGGCGTGTGCGCGTGACGAAACGGTGGTCGCGAGGACACGGGTCCCAGGCGGCCGGGAGAGTGACGGATGCTGGATCGACTGCTGCGGATGGGCGAGGGCAAGCGGCTCAAGCAGCTCTGGAAGATGGTTGAGCAGGTCAACGCGCTCGAGGACGACATCAAGACGATGTCCGACGGCGAGCTGGCGGCCCAGACCGACGTCTTCAAGAAGCGGCTGGCCGACGGGGAGACGCTCGACGACATCCTCTTCGACGCCTACGCGACCGTCCGCGAGGCCGCGTGGCGTGTCCTCGGACAGCGTCCCTTCGACGTGCAGGTCCTCGGTGGGATCGTCATCCACCAGGGCGAGATCGCCGAGATGCGCACCGGTGAGGGCAAGACCCTGACCTCCACCGCCCCCGTCTACCTCAACGCCCTCGCGGGCAAGGGCGTCCACGTCGTCACGGTCAACCCCTACCTGGCCTCGCGTGACGCCGAGTGGATGGGGCAGGTCTACTCCTTCCTGGGCATCAGCACCGGGTACGTGTACCCCCAGCAGCCCAAGGCCGCGAAGAAGGCGGCCTACGACTGCGACGTCACCTACGGCACCAACAACGAGCTCGGCTTCGACTACCTGCGTGACCACATGGTCCTGCAGCCCGACCAGCTCGTGCAGCGCGGCCACAACTTCGCCATCGTCGACGAGATCGACTCGATCCTCATCGACGAGGCCCGGACCCCGCTCATCATCTCGGGTCCGGCCGACGCCAGCTCGCAGTGGTACGAGGTGTTCGCCAAGCGCATCGCCCCGAAGCTGAAGCGCGACGAGCACTACGAGGTCGACGAGGCCAAGCGCACCATCGCGGTCTCCGAGGAGGGCGTGGAGAAGGTCGAGGAGCTCCTCGGCGTCGGCAACCTCTACGAGAACGCCAACACGCCGCTGATCCACCACCTGCAGAACGCCATCCGCGCCAAGGAGCTGTTCCGGCGCGACGACGAGTACATCGTCGACGGTGGCGAGGTCCTGATCGTCGACGAGAACACCGGCCGCACGCTGCACGGCCGCCGGTACTCCGAGGGCCTGCACCAGGCCATCGAGGCGAAGGAAGGGGTGAAGATCCAGCAGGAGAACCAGACGCTGGCCACCATCACCCTGCAGAACTACTTCCGGACCTACGACAAGCTCGCGGGCATGACCGGTACGGCGAAGACCGAGGAGAAGGAGTTCGCCGAGATCTACGAGATGGGCGTCGTGGTCGTGCCGACCAACCGTCCCATCCAGCGCCTCGACCAGCCGGACCAGATCTACAAGTCCCTGGACGCCAAGCTCAACGCGGTGGTCAAGGACCTCAAGGCCCGGCAGGAGAAGGGCCAGCCGGTCCTGGTCGGTACCGCCAGCGTCGAGCGCTCCGAGGAGCTGCACAAGCGCCTCAAGGTCGCCGGCGTCGACTGCGAGGTGCTGAACGCCAAGAACCACTTCCGCGAAGCCGACATCGTCGCGCAGGCCGGCCGCATCGGTGCGGTGACCGTCGCCACGAACATGGCCGGTCGTGGTGTCGACATCCAGCTCGGTGGCAACCCCGAGGCGCTCGCGACGAAGGTCGCCAAGCGCGAGGCCGGGGCCGAGCCGGTCACCGACCTCGAGACCGGCGAGGTCGAGCCCGAGTCGGTGTGGCGCGAGCGCTACCAGGCCGAGTACGACAAGGCCCTCGCGGCCTTCCAGGTCGAATGCGCCGAGGAGAAGAAGACGGTCCTCGAGCTCGGCGGCCTGTACGTGCTGGGCACCGAGCGGCACGACTCCCGACGCATCGACAACCAGCTGCGCGGTCGGTCCGGACGTCAGGGCGACCCGGGTGAGTCCCGGTTCTACCTGTCGCTGGAGGACGACCTGATGCGGCTGTTCAACGCCTCGGCCGTCGAGTCGATCATGAACCGCCTCAACATGCCCGAGGACCTGCCCATCGAGGCGAACATGGTCACCAAGGCCGTGGCCCGGGCACAGGCGCAGGTCGAGTCGCGCAACTACGAGATCCGCAAGAACGTCCTGAAGTACGACGACGTCATGAACGCGCAGCGCAAGATCATCTACCGCGAGCGCGACACCGTTCTGCACGGCGAGGACAGCCAGGTCGAGGAGATCGCCGAGCAGTTCGTCGAGGACGCCGTCGACAACCTGGCCGTCCAGTTCGCGCCACAGGGCGTGTTCCCCGAGGAATGGGACGTCGAGCAGCTCGAGGAGCGTGTCCGCAAGCTCTTCGGCGTCGACGAGTTCGCCATCGACGTCAGCCAGTTCGACGGCAAGGAGGCGCACTTCGACTTGCGGCAGAGCCTCGAGGAGACCGCCATGGAGCGGTACGAGGCCCGCGAGGAGGAGATCGGTGCGGCCGGCATGCGCCAGGTCGAGCGGCGCGTGATCCTCTCGGTCGTCGACCGAGTGTGGCGCGAACACCTCTACGAGATGGACCACCTGCGCGACGGCATCGGGCTGCGCGCGGTCGGTCAGCGCGACCCCCTGGTGGAGTACCAGCGCGAGGCCTACAACGCCTTCGCCGACATCCAGGCGCGCATCAAGGAGGAGTCGGTCGGCTACATCTTCAACCTGCCGGTCCGCAAGGAAGGCGAGGCGCAGGCGAGCGCCGAGGCCAAGCCGGCGTCACCGCGCCCCCGCATCTCCCGTCCGTCCCTCGACGGCGCCGCCAACCGGCCCATGGACACGCAGTTCAGCTACTCCTCGGCCAAGTCGGGCGACGCCGCGCCGAAGGGCGCTGGGGCGTCCTACTCCGTCGCCAGTGGGGGCGCCGGCGCCGCTGCGCCCGGGTCCGCCAAGGAGAACGCCGCGGCTGCTGCCCAGCAGGCCGGCACGATCCGCAACGACGACAAGACCGGCCGCAACGACCCCTGCCCCTGCGGTTCGGGCCAGAAGTACAAGAAGTGCCACGGCGCCTGAGGATCGAACGAAATGAGGCCCGGAGGGCGCCGTTCGGGGGGCCGGGGGCGGAGCCCCCGGCGGAAGCCTGGGGCGTAGCCGCGGCGCTCGCCTCGATCCCGTCCCCGTCCACCAACGCCCTGCACCTGGGGCCGCTGCAGCTGACCTTCTACGGGTTGGCCATCGCCATCGGCGTCGCGATCGCGTGGCGCATGACCGTGGTCCGCATGGGCCGACGGGGTGCGGACACCGAGGTCGTCGAGCGCATGCTGATCCGGGCGATCCTGCTGGGTTTCCTCGGTGCCCGGGCGGCCTACGTGTCGACCCACCTGTCGCGCTTCGAGGACGAACCGTGGAAGGTCATCGCCATCTGGGAGGGCGGCCTGGCCCTCTTCGGTGGCCTGACGGTCGGCACGCTCGTGCTGGTCGTGCTGAGCCGACGGTGGGACGTTCGGCTGCCCGACCTGCTGGACGCCGTCGCCCCGGCCGTGCCGATCGCCCAGGCCTTCGGCCGGTGGGGCAACTACTTCAACCAGGAGCTGTTCGGGACCCCGACGACCCTGCCGTGGGGGCTGGAGATCTCGCCGGGTCGACGGCCGGCGGCCTACCCCGACGCCGAGACGTTCCACCCGACGTTCCTGTACGAATCCCTCTGGAACCTCGGGCTGGCAGCCGTCATCCTGTGGCTCGAGCGGCGCCACCCCTCCCTGCGCGGCAGGCTGATCGGTGTGTACCTGATCGGCTACGGGACCATCCGGTTCCTGCTGGAGCTGATCCGCACCGACACGACCTT includes the following:
- the secA gene encoding preprotein translocase subunit SecA, which translates into the protein MLDRLLRMGEGKRLKQLWKMVEQVNALEDDIKTMSDGELAAQTDVFKKRLADGETLDDILFDAYATVREAAWRVLGQRPFDVQVLGGIVIHQGEIAEMRTGEGKTLTSTAPVYLNALAGKGVHVVTVNPYLASRDAEWMGQVYSFLGISTGYVYPQQPKAAKKAAYDCDVTYGTNNELGFDYLRDHMVLQPDQLVQRGHNFAIVDEIDSILIDEARTPLIISGPADASSQWYEVFAKRIAPKLKRDEHYEVDEAKRTIAVSEEGVEKVEELLGVGNLYENANTPLIHHLQNAIRAKELFRRDDEYIVDGGEVLIVDENTGRTLHGRRYSEGLHQAIEAKEGVKIQQENQTLATITLQNYFRTYDKLAGMTGTAKTEEKEFAEIYEMGVVVVPTNRPIQRLDQPDQIYKSLDAKLNAVVKDLKARQEKGQPVLVGTASVERSEELHKRLKVAGVDCEVLNAKNHFREADIVAQAGRIGAVTVATNMAGRGVDIQLGGNPEALATKVAKREAGAEPVTDLETGEVEPESVWRERYQAEYDKALAAFQVECAEEKKTVLELGGLYVLGTERHDSRRIDNQLRGRSGRQGDPGESRFYLSLEDDLMRLFNASAVESIMNRLNMPEDLPIEANMVTKAVARAQAQVESRNYEIRKNVLKYDDVMNAQRKIIYRERDTVLHGEDSQVEEIAEQFVEDAVDNLAVQFAPQGVFPEEWDVEQLEERVRKLFGVDEFAIDVSQFDGKEAHFDLRQSLEETAMERYEAREEEIGAAGMRQVERRVILSVVDRVWREHLYEMDHLRDGIGLRAVGQRDPLVEYQREAYNAFADIQARIKEESVGYIFNLPVRKEGEAQASAEAKPASPRPRISRPSLDGAANRPMDTQFSYSSAKSGDAAPKGAGASYSVASGGAGAAAPGSAKENAAAAAQQAGTIRNDDKTGRNDPCPCGSGQKYKKCHGA
- the lgt gene encoding prolipoprotein diacylglyceryl transferase — translated: MPRRLRIERNEARRAPFGGPGAEPPAEAWGVAAALASIPSPSTNALHLGPLQLTFYGLAIAIGVAIAWRMTVVRMGRRGADTEVVERMLIRAILLGFLGARAAYVSTHLSRFEDEPWKVIAIWEGGLALFGGLTVGTLVLVVLSRRWDVRLPDLLDAVAPAVPIAQAFGRWGNYFNQELFGTPTTLPWGLEISPGRRPAAYPDAETFHPTFLYESLWNLGLAAVILWLERRHPSLRGRLIGVYLIGYGTIRFLLELIRTDTTFRLLGLSRNGWVSIVVVIVGAGILAWRRSTPEEEAVGDTTGDPATADEALEPPAVP